From Arthrobacter sp. FW306-2-2C-D06B, a single genomic window includes:
- a CDS encoding EamA family transporter: MNIRHSALAVLVAVLWGLNFVAIDFGLHPGNGSGGAADVPPLLFVAIRFVLVVFPCIFFVPKPDVSWKAIIGVGLFMSAGQFGLLYLGMALGMPAGLASLVLQAQVLLTVLLAARFLGERPSKRQLTGVVLGVAGLALVAVGRSLVAPVVPLMIVLAAALSWAAGNIIARKAKAASGLGLVVWSGAVVPLPLAGLSLIVDGPAAVVGTLTNLQPATILSALYTAIFASLVGYGIWNRLLSLYPSSAVVPFTLLVPVVGMTAAWLLISEVPTTAELAGGFLLLGGVATAVLQRRAKPGDLAVPEVRQRLGAGLR, translated from the coding sequence GTGAATATCCGACACTCAGCACTCGCCGTCCTTGTCGCCGTCCTTTGGGGCCTGAATTTCGTCGCGATCGACTTTGGATTGCACCCCGGCAACGGGAGCGGTGGCGCGGCGGACGTGCCGCCGCTGCTGTTCGTGGCCATCCGCTTCGTGCTCGTGGTGTTCCCCTGCATCTTCTTCGTCCCCAAACCGGACGTCAGCTGGAAGGCGATCATCGGCGTCGGGCTCTTCATGAGCGCCGGGCAGTTCGGCCTCCTCTACCTGGGCATGGCGCTCGGGATGCCTGCCGGGCTCGCCTCGCTTGTGCTGCAGGCGCAAGTGCTCCTGACGGTGCTGTTGGCGGCCCGGTTCCTGGGGGAGCGGCCGAGCAAGCGCCAATTGACAGGGGTGGTGCTGGGCGTCGCCGGACTGGCCCTCGTAGCGGTGGGTCGAAGCTTGGTGGCCCCGGTGGTGCCGCTCATGATCGTCCTCGCAGCGGCGTTGTCCTGGGCCGCGGGAAACATCATCGCACGCAAGGCGAAGGCGGCCTCGGGACTCGGGTTGGTGGTCTGGTCCGGGGCGGTTGTCCCGTTGCCGCTTGCGGGCTTGTCGCTGATCGTGGACGGTCCGGCCGCCGTCGTCGGGACCCTCACCAACCTTCAGCCGGCGACCATCCTGAGCGCCCTGTACACCGCCATTTTTGCGTCGCTGGTGGGTTATGGCATCTGGAACCGACTGCTTAGCCTCTACCCGAGCTCGGCCGTGGTGCCCTTCACGTTGCTGGTCCCGGTGGTGGGAATGACCGCGGCGTGGCTGCTTATCTCAGAGGTCCCGACGACGGCGGAACTGGCAGGCGGCTTCCTCCTGCTGGGCGGCGTGGCGACTGCCGTGCTGCAGCGTCGCGCGAAGCCCGGGGATCTGGCGGTGCCCGAAGTACGTCAGCGCTTGGGTGCGGGCCTGCGCTGA
- a CDS encoding TetR/AcrR family transcriptional regulator: MSMQEPDAPGFPEKKLRPARTNATKQRLFDASMELIGERGAAGVTVDEIAAAAGVSKGTVYYNFGSKSDLIAQLLRHGVDIMLGRLQTIEGLHADPLEAMEAMLGQAMDFMDDYPSFARLWISENWRTPSEWGSLFVELRSELLAVIGSAIEKVATAYTVDTGIARGSLEAAMFGAIFVVGLDRQTYNPERTREQSIAAIMTIMRGYVLR; this comes from the coding sequence ATGAGCATGCAAGAGCCGGACGCCCCCGGGTTCCCGGAGAAGAAGCTCCGCCCGGCCCGCACCAACGCGACCAAGCAGCGCCTTTTCGACGCTTCGATGGAGCTGATCGGCGAGCGCGGCGCAGCGGGCGTCACGGTGGACGAGATCGCGGCCGCAGCCGGAGTGTCCAAAGGGACGGTCTACTACAACTTCGGCAGCAAGTCCGATCTGATCGCCCAGTTGCTGCGCCACGGCGTCGACATCATGCTCGGGCGGCTCCAGACCATCGAAGGCTTGCACGCCGATCCGCTCGAGGCCATGGAAGCCATGCTCGGCCAGGCCATGGACTTCATGGACGACTACCCGTCCTTCGCTCGGCTCTGGATCAGCGAGAACTGGCGGACGCCCAGCGAATGGGGCAGCCTCTTCGTCGAACTCCGCAGCGAGTTGCTGGCCGTGATTGGCTCAGCCATCGAAAAGGTCGCCACCGCGTACACAGTGGATACGGGCATTGCCCGGGGCAGCCTCGAGGCGGCGATGTTCGGAGCGATCTTCGTGGTGGGCCTTGACCGGCAGACGTACAACCCCGAGCGCACCCGCGAGCAAAGCATAGCCGCAATCATGACCATCATGCGCGGCTACGTACTGCGGTAA
- a CDS encoding YhgE/Pip domain-containing protein: MTVLRLARSELKRMTGGLLPKLTILALTMVPLLYGAVYLYANWDPYGNLNQIDAALVVEDAGAQPANGPELQAGQKVADSLVQSHVFNWQRVTTTAEADAGVESGKYAFALKIPKDFSANLVSPGSFNAANQAMLNVTTNDANNYLLSTIVDKLTTAVHSTVAKEVGEETANQLLTGFGTIHASIVKASDGASQLADGVSKLSDGAATLHDGTSKLSSGASELLAGQNKLRDGANQLNGGAGQLSAGLTELKNKTASLPADSQKLADGAAQVAAGNAQLNAKVQDVVGQLSAFDAGARDRVVASNARLVSAGVITQDQANKILADFDTAAASGPVTDAKAKISADAAQIQQLSDGSAAVSAGAAKLAGATPALTGAIGQASAGADQLSSGAATLAAGEQSAVNGTAALADGAAKLDDGAAQLASGAATAADGSRTLASELAKGAGKVPNPNDAQKSEVSKVIADPVAVNNVSQAKAGSYGAGLAPFFLTLSLWIGVFMLVQAMRPITQRALASNAPSWKIAVGGWLPFFVVSVLQASILTLVVDLGLGLNAAHPVWMWLFMLAAVMAFTALIQGIVALLGTPGKFVVLILLVLQLVSSGGTFPWQTTPMPLHVVHEIMPMGYVVTGMRHLIYGGDLSMIWPIVLGLLGYTVLGAALSTLAVRKHKFWTLKTLKPEIAV; the protein is encoded by the coding sequence GTGACTGTTCTGCGGCTGGCCCGCTCCGAACTCAAGCGCATGACCGGCGGGCTCCTGCCTAAGCTGACCATCCTCGCCCTGACCATGGTGCCCCTGCTCTATGGAGCCGTGTACCTCTACGCGAACTGGGACCCTTACGGCAATCTCAACCAGATCGACGCCGCCCTGGTCGTCGAAGACGCGGGAGCCCAGCCGGCCAACGGTCCCGAGCTGCAGGCGGGCCAGAAAGTTGCCGACAGCCTCGTACAGAGCCACGTCTTCAACTGGCAGCGGGTGACCACCACGGCCGAAGCCGACGCCGGCGTGGAATCCGGCAAATACGCCTTCGCCCTGAAGATTCCGAAGGACTTTTCCGCCAACCTGGTCTCGCCGGGCAGCTTCAACGCCGCCAACCAGGCGATGCTCAACGTCACCACCAACGACGCGAACAACTACCTCCTCAGCACCATCGTCGACAAACTCACCACCGCGGTGCACTCCACCGTGGCCAAGGAAGTGGGCGAGGAAACCGCCAACCAGCTCCTCACGGGCTTCGGCACCATCCACGCTTCCATCGTCAAGGCGTCCGACGGTGCCTCCCAGCTGGCCGACGGCGTCAGCAAGCTCAGCGATGGCGCGGCCACACTCCACGACGGCACCAGCAAGCTCAGCAGCGGCGCGTCCGAGCTCCTGGCGGGCCAAAACAAGCTGCGCGACGGCGCCAATCAGCTGAACGGCGGTGCCGGGCAGCTCAGCGCAGGGCTCACCGAACTGAAGAACAAGACCGCGTCCCTTCCGGCCGACTCGCAAAAGCTCGCCGACGGCGCCGCCCAAGTAGCCGCCGGAAACGCGCAGCTGAACGCGAAAGTCCAGGACGTCGTCGGGCAACTCTCAGCGTTCGACGCCGGGGCGCGGGACCGTGTTGTCGCCTCCAACGCGCGGCTCGTGTCCGCTGGGGTCATCACGCAGGACCAGGCGAACAAGATCCTGGCAGACTTCGACACCGCTGCCGCCTCGGGCCCGGTCACCGACGCCAAGGCCAAGATCTCGGCGGATGCCGCACAGATCCAGCAGCTTTCCGACGGATCGGCCGCGGTCAGTGCGGGTGCCGCCAAACTTGCGGGCGCCACTCCGGCGCTGACGGGCGCCATCGGCCAGGCCTCGGCAGGCGCGGACCAGCTCAGCTCCGGCGCCGCGACGCTGGCCGCGGGTGAGCAGTCTGCCGTCAACGGCACGGCGGCCCTCGCCGACGGTGCCGCAAAGCTCGACGACGGCGCGGCGCAGCTTGCCAGCGGTGCCGCGACCGCCGCGGACGGATCCCGCACCTTGGCGAGCGAGTTGGCGAAGGGCGCCGGCAAGGTCCCGAACCCGAACGACGCCCAAAAGAGCGAGGTGTCCAAGGTGATCGCGGATCCTGTGGCGGTCAACAACGTCTCGCAGGCCAAGGCAGGGTCCTACGGTGCGGGCCTGGCCCCGTTCTTCCTGACACTGTCCCTTTGGATCGGCGTGTTCATGCTGGTCCAGGCGATGCGTCCCATCACGCAGCGGGCCTTGGCCTCGAACGCTCCGTCGTGGAAAATCGCCGTCGGCGGCTGGCTGCCGTTCTTCGTGGTGTCCGTGCTGCAAGCAAGCATCCTCACCCTCGTGGTGGACCTGGGGCTGGGCCTCAACGCGGCGCACCCGGTGTGGATGTGGTTGTTCATGCTGGCCGCGGTCATGGCATTCACGGCCCTGATCCAGGGCATAGTGGCTTTGCTGGGGACTCCTGGAAAGTTCGTGGTGCTGATCCTGCTGGTCCTGCAGTTGGTGTCTTCCGGCGGAACGTTCCCCTGGCAGACCACCCCCATGCCGCTGCACGTGGTGCACGAGATCATGCCAATGGGCTACGTGGTGACCGGCATGCGGCACTTGATCTATGGCGGCGATTTGTCCATGATCTGGCCGATTGTCCTTGGACTGCTTGGCTACACTGTGCTGGGAGCCGCGCTTTCCACGCTGGCCGTCCGTAAGCACAAGTTCTGGACCCTCAAGACCCTGAAGCCGGAGATCGCGGTATGA
- a CDS encoding ABC transporter ATP-binding protein: MLSAQQLQIDGRRDDLLPPTSLEARRGELLLVSGDGQDQRTALALALSGRMKPSKGLLSWDNSAKTKKIRAASALVDAPGVNEPEQHLSVRDLVTEDLSLIPRRYRGALLSKPWLKVNRFEDIAGLWIEQLPADRRLELLTALALADPALDLLVLDSPDRHSANAADWLPRLEQLAYDAGRPLAVVAVVSALPDNWDGPAAVIGNSVTHTAPAEPAEHLDDAQEDPEEVLETLQRTAK; the protein is encoded by the coding sequence GTGCTGTCTGCACAGCAACTCCAGATCGACGGCCGCCGGGACGATCTCCTGCCCCCCACTTCCCTCGAAGCCAGGCGCGGGGAACTCCTCTTGGTCAGCGGCGACGGTCAGGACCAGCGCACGGCATTGGCACTTGCGCTGAGCGGCCGGATGAAACCCAGCAAAGGCCTCCTGAGCTGGGACAACTCGGCGAAGACCAAGAAGATCCGGGCGGCGAGCGCCCTGGTTGACGCTCCCGGCGTCAACGAGCCGGAGCAGCATTTGAGCGTCCGCGACCTCGTCACCGAAGACCTCTCCCTTATCCCCCGCCGCTACCGTGGCGCCCTCCTCAGCAAGCCGTGGCTCAAGGTCAACCGCTTCGAGGACATCGCCGGGCTGTGGATTGAGCAGCTCCCGGCGGACCGACGCCTTGAGCTGCTGACTGCCCTGGCCCTTGCGGACCCTGCCCTTGACCTCCTGGTACTCGACTCCCCGGACCGGCACAGCGCAAACGCCGCGGACTGGCTCCCCCGCCTTGAGCAGTTGGCGTACGACGCCGGGCGGCCGCTCGCCGTCGTCGCCGTCGTTTCTGCCCTGCCGGACAACTGGGACGGGCCGGCCGCGGTGATCGGCAACTCTGTCACGCACACTGCACCGGCCGAACCCGCTGAGCACCTCGACGACGCACAAGAAGATCCCGAAGAAGTACTCGAAACCCTGCAAAGGACCGCAAAGTGA
- a CDS encoding dihydrolipoyl dehydrogenase family protein gives MAEENVREFDVIVIGAGAVGENVADRVVRGGLTAAIVEAELVGGECSYWACIPSKALLRPGTALHTAQSVPGASDSVTKVLDPAPVLKYRDYFTNKWQDDGAVQWLADTGIELIRGRARITGPREVQVDGKDGTSYSLKAHHAVVVATGSTPLVPKIDGLRNVPYWTTRGATSVRQIPKRFIVLGGGVASVELAQAFARLGSSVSIVARGRLLSAFPEEAANLVAAGLRADGVDLHLGTDTTLVEHNADHAFSVTLGDGTVLNSDELLVATGRRPNLDNLGLENVGLDAEEGKPLRLTTDSSGLVEGAASDGTSGLWLYAAGDAAGSVFLTHQGKYEARATGDAIVARARGTLHGTPKPWSAFAKTADEYAIPSVVFTDPEVASVGPSLKQALKKGINASSVELPINVSGSQLHSENYEGWAQLVVDEDRKVVVGATFAGPGVAELLHGATIAIVGEVPLDRLWHAVPSFPTISEVWLRLLEKYGL, from the coding sequence ATGGCTGAGGAGAATGTCCGGGAATTCGATGTCATCGTGATCGGCGCCGGGGCTGTGGGTGAGAACGTTGCAGACCGCGTGGTCCGGGGCGGGCTTACCGCGGCCATCGTGGAAGCTGAACTCGTCGGAGGGGAATGCTCCTACTGGGCCTGCATACCGTCCAAAGCGCTCCTTCGGCCTGGAACCGCGCTGCACACAGCGCAATCCGTGCCCGGAGCATCGGACTCCGTCACGAAGGTCCTGGATCCCGCGCCGGTCCTGAAGTACCGCGACTACTTCACCAACAAGTGGCAGGACGACGGCGCGGTGCAGTGGCTCGCGGACACGGGCATCGAACTCATTCGTGGCCGGGCGCGCATCACCGGCCCCCGCGAAGTCCAAGTGGACGGCAAGGACGGCACCAGCTACTCGCTCAAGGCCCATCACGCCGTAGTGGTGGCCACCGGATCCACACCACTCGTCCCGAAAATCGACGGCTTGCGCAACGTCCCCTACTGGACAACCCGCGGCGCCACCTCGGTGCGGCAAATCCCCAAACGGTTCATCGTGCTGGGCGGCGGTGTCGCCAGCGTCGAGCTTGCCCAGGCTTTCGCGCGCTTGGGCTCGTCGGTTTCGATCGTTGCCCGAGGCCGGCTGTTGAGCGCGTTCCCGGAGGAAGCCGCCAATCTGGTCGCCGCAGGGCTCCGGGCCGACGGCGTCGATCTCCACCTTGGGACGGACACCACGCTCGTCGAACACAACGCGGACCATGCCTTCAGCGTCACCCTCGGCGACGGGACGGTCTTGAACAGTGACGAGTTGCTTGTGGCAACGGGCCGGCGGCCGAACCTGGACAACTTGGGGCTCGAGAACGTGGGGCTCGATGCCGAGGAGGGCAAGCCTTTGCGCCTCACCACGGACTCGAGCGGCTTGGTTGAGGGCGCCGCGAGCGACGGTACCAGCGGGCTGTGGCTTTACGCGGCCGGCGATGCCGCCGGATCGGTCTTCCTCACCCATCAGGGCAAGTACGAGGCCCGGGCAACCGGCGACGCCATCGTGGCCCGCGCCAGGGGAACCCTCCACGGCACCCCGAAGCCTTGGAGTGCCTTCGCAAAGACGGCCGACGAATACGCGATCCCCAGCGTGGTCTTCACGGATCCGGAAGTGGCATCCGTGGGCCCGAGCCTCAAGCAGGCATTGAAGAAGGGCATCAACGCAAGCTCGGTGGAACTCCCCATCAATGTGTCCGGCTCCCAGCTGCATTCGGAAAATTACGAAGGCTGGGCGCAACTGGTGGTGGACGAGGACCGGAAGGTGGTGGTGGGCGCGACGTTCGCCGGGCCTGGAGTGGCCGAGCTTTTACACGGCGCAACCATCGCGATTGTGGGCGAAGTGCCGTTGGACCGGCTGTGGCACGCGGTGCCGTCGTTCCCGACCATCAGCGAGGTGTGGCTGCGCCTGTTGGAGAAGTACGGACTGTAA
- a CDS encoding N-acetylmannosamine-6-phosphate 2-epimerase, whose amino-acid sequence MILTPDGLEALRSQLIVSCQAYPGEPMRDPRTTGQVAASAVIGGAAAVRVQGLADVQFTRTAVEVPVIGLWKDGHDGVFITPTLRHALAVANAGAHVVAIDGTRRPRPDGLTLKQTVDGIHAESHALVMADCGSYADAVAAVEAGADLIGTTLAGYTGERSKTDGPDLKLLAEIAGAGLGKPLIAEGRIHTPAQARLAIDAGAFAVVVGTAITHPASITGWFKGALDA is encoded by the coding sequence ATGATCCTGACCCCCGATGGCCTCGAAGCCCTCCGCTCGCAGTTGATCGTCTCCTGCCAGGCGTACCCGGGCGAGCCTATGCGCGATCCGCGGACGACCGGCCAGGTGGCGGCGTCGGCGGTTATCGGTGGTGCCGCTGCAGTCCGGGTCCAGGGCCTCGCGGATGTCCAGTTCACCCGCACAGCTGTGGAGGTTCCAGTGATCGGGCTCTGGAAGGACGGGCACGACGGCGTGTTCATCACCCCCACGCTCCGCCACGCCCTCGCCGTCGCGAACGCCGGAGCGCATGTCGTTGCCATCGACGGCACGCGACGCCCGCGTCCCGATGGCTTGACCCTCAAGCAAACAGTTGATGGAATCCACGCCGAATCGCATGCCTTGGTCATGGCTGACTGCGGTTCCTACGCTGATGCGGTGGCCGCCGTCGAAGCCGGTGCTGACCTGATCGGCACCACCCTGGCCGGGTACACCGGGGAGCGTTCCAAGACAGACGGCCCCGATCTCAAGCTTCTCGCGGAGATCGCCGGCGCAGGACTGGGCAAGCCGCTCATCGCCGAGGGCCGCATCCACACCCCCGCACAAGCCCGCCTGGCCATCGACGCCGGTGCGTTCGCCGTCGTCGTCGGCACCGCCATCACCCATCCGGCGAGCATCACAGGCTGGTTCAAGGGCGCATTGGACGCCTGA
- a CDS encoding ROK family protein — MMYVVGVDLGGTKTAAGVVGADGEVLFSEQIPTLNRGGGNVILRETATLVGRLMRRAAGEGIDVGRVGVGSAGVIDAVNGEVVSATDAILGWAGTRLTAGLAQLLGLPRGSVRAVNDVHAHALGEAWRGAAAGSSSSLMVAFGTGVGGSFVLDGSPVLGHHYVGGHVGHFASPYAYHDGKALPCVCGGSGHVEAIASGPAIHESFVRFGGSPEVPDTRAVFALACDGDGAASADSAAAIKAIGAGAGAAGQAIGGLVNILDPETVVVSGGLADAGDFWWKPMERALRKELMGPLAGIPVHRAALGNTAAIVGAAKLVLY, encoded by the coding sequence ATGATGTACGTGGTCGGGGTTGATCTTGGGGGGACGAAGACTGCTGCCGGGGTTGTGGGGGCCGATGGGGAGGTGTTGTTCTCGGAGCAGATTCCTACGCTGAATCGGGGTGGGGGCAACGTGATTTTGCGGGAGACGGCGACGCTCGTGGGGCGGCTCATGCGGCGGGCGGCGGGTGAGGGAATCGACGTCGGGCGTGTGGGCGTGGGTTCTGCCGGGGTCATCGATGCCGTGAATGGTGAGGTGGTTTCGGCGACTGATGCGATTCTGGGGTGGGCCGGGACGAGGTTGACCGCTGGTTTGGCGCAACTCCTTGGCTTGCCGCGGGGGTCGGTCAGGGCGGTCAACGATGTGCATGCGCATGCTTTGGGTGAGGCGTGGCGTGGGGCGGCCGCAGGGTCTTCGAGTTCGTTGATGGTGGCTTTCGGGACGGGCGTGGGCGGCAGTTTTGTGCTGGACGGCTCTCCTGTTTTGGGGCACCACTATGTGGGTGGGCATGTGGGGCATTTTGCTTCGCCGTACGCCTATCACGACGGCAAAGCGCTCCCGTGCGTGTGCGGTGGTTCGGGCCACGTCGAGGCGATTGCTTCGGGGCCGGCCATCCATGAATCATTCGTCCGTTTCGGGGGCTCCCCCGAGGTACCGGACACCCGTGCCGTATTTGCCTTGGCGTGCGACGGCGATGGTGCCGCCTCAGCTGACAGTGCTGCCGCCATCAAAGCGATCGGAGCGGGCGCGGGCGCTGCCGGGCAGGCGATCGGCGGGCTCGTCAACATCCTCGACCCGGAGACGGTGGTGGTTTCCGGGGGCTTGGCGGATGCGGGAGATTTCTGGTGGAAACCGATGGAACGCGCCCTGCGCAAGGAGCTCATGGGCCCGCTTGCCGGCATTCCCGTGCATCGCGCGGCGCTAGGCAATACCGCGGCCATCGTGGGCGCGGCCAAACTCGTCCTCTACTGA
- a CDS encoding dihydrodipicolinate synthase family protein — protein sequence MSTQFQGVIPPVITPRHADGRIDTASLKNVTKHLLDGGVSGLFVLGSSGEVPYMTNEERELVVSTIADANAGAVPLIVGANEQTTNRVIEEARKVVDLGADAIVVTSMYYAIGNAQETETHFRSIHAAVDKPIFAYDVPVRTHFKLPTDLLVRLGRDGVIAGVKDSSGDDVSFRQLVLAAKDIPNFDIFTGHEIVVDGALLAGAQGVVPGLGNVDPAGYRRLFDATQAGDWTAAAAEQDRLADLFDIVYTPNGRVSGGAAGLGAFKTALHIMGIIESNTMSAPMLSLNAEETSAIRTILERNGLV from the coding sequence GTGTCTACTCAGTTCCAGGGCGTCATTCCCCCGGTCATCACCCCCCGCCACGCGGACGGCCGCATTGACACCGCGTCCCTGAAGAACGTCACCAAGCACTTGCTCGACGGCGGCGTGTCCGGCCTCTTCGTGTTGGGCTCCTCGGGCGAGGTCCCCTACATGACCAACGAAGAGCGCGAACTCGTCGTCTCCACGATCGCCGATGCGAACGCCGGCGCGGTGCCCTTGATCGTGGGCGCCAACGAGCAAACCACCAACCGCGTCATCGAAGAAGCACGAAAGGTTGTTGACCTCGGCGCCGACGCAATCGTGGTCACCTCCATGTACTACGCCATCGGCAACGCCCAGGAGACTGAAACCCACTTCCGCAGCATCCACGCTGCCGTAGACAAGCCGATCTTCGCCTACGACGTTCCCGTCCGCACCCACTTCAAGCTGCCCACCGACCTCCTGGTCCGCCTCGGCCGCGACGGCGTCATCGCCGGCGTCAAGGACTCCTCCGGCGACGACGTCTCCTTCCGCCAACTCGTCCTCGCCGCCAAGGACATCCCCAACTTCGACATCTTCACGGGCCACGAAATAGTAGTCGACGGCGCCCTCCTCGCCGGCGCACAAGGCGTAGTCCCCGGCCTCGGCAACGTCGACCCCGCCGGTTACCGCCGCCTGTTCGACGCCACCCAAGCCGGAGACTGGACCGCGGCCGCCGCCGAACAAGACCGCCTGGCCGACCTCTTCGACATCGTCTACACCCCCAACGGCCGAGTCTCCGGCGGCGCAGCAGGACTGGGCGCCTTCAAGACGGCCCTCCACATCATGGGCATCATCGAATCCAACACCATGAGCGCCCCGATGCTCTCCCTGAACGCCGAAGAAACCTCCGCAATCCGCACGATCCTCGAGCGCAACGGCCTAGTCTAG
- a CDS encoding ATP-binding cassette domain-containing protein, with amino-acid sequence MSVSTGKPIIELKDVKVHHRARTGGLFRPNIVKAVNRVDFSISRGETVGIVGESGCGKSTLASVLVGLQAPTSGQVLFHGKPAIKRNARMRKEFGRAVSVVFQDPATALNPRMTIQDILTDPLQVHGIGNAASRSAKVKELLALVGLPQSAAEVTPSQVSGGQRQRVAIARALALDPDIIVADEPTSALDVSVRAQVLNLLSDLKTQLNLGMVFISHDIQTVRYVSDRICVMYFGQIVEEGPAAQVFDNPSNDYTKKLLGAAPSLLHI; translated from the coding sequence GTGAGTGTTTCAACCGGTAAGCCGATCATCGAGCTCAAAGACGTCAAGGTCCATCACCGGGCCCGCACCGGCGGCCTCTTCCGGCCCAACATCGTCAAAGCCGTCAACCGCGTGGACTTCAGCATCAGCCGAGGCGAAACCGTCGGCATCGTCGGCGAGTCCGGCTGCGGCAAGTCCACGCTCGCTTCGGTGCTCGTGGGACTCCAGGCCCCGACGTCGGGCCAGGTGCTCTTCCACGGCAAACCGGCCATCAAACGCAACGCCCGGATGCGCAAGGAATTCGGACGCGCCGTATCCGTGGTCTTCCAGGACCCGGCCACGGCACTCAATCCGCGCATGACCATCCAGGACATCCTCACCGATCCCCTGCAGGTGCACGGCATCGGCAACGCCGCGTCCCGTTCTGCCAAGGTCAAGGAACTGCTGGCCCTCGTTGGCTTGCCGCAATCGGCTGCCGAGGTCACCCCGTCGCAGGTTTCCGGCGGCCAGCGCCAGCGCGTGGCGATCGCGCGGGCCCTCGCCCTGGACCCGGACATCATCGTGGCGGACGAGCCGACGTCGGCCCTCGACGTTTCCGTCCGCGCCCAAGTCCTGAACCTGCTGTCCGACCTGAAAACCCAGCTAAACCTCGGCATGGTGTTCATTTCGCACGACATCCAGACCGTCCGTTACGTCTCCGACCGCATCTGCGTCATGTACTTCGGACAGATCGTCGAGGAAGGGCCGGCCGCCCAGGTCTTCGACAACCCCAGCAACGACTACACCAAGAAGCTGCTCGGCGCCGCGCCCAGCCTGCTCCACATCTAA